The genomic stretch agccctttaagggccactttagagggcgctttttaaagaaagcgccctctaaagtggaaacttttaagggtttaagggcgcttttactggaaagcgccctctaaagtggaaatttaaagggtttagagggcgcttttactggaaagcgccctctaaagtgggtggttatttaatttttttttttaaaaagcgctatatttttttatttattttagacagcctgtatattgaagcagtacacctaaaactgtataatttgaagccctttttcacacattgcattcaacaagccttatatacaacaatccatacatatacaacaatcaactgatatataatcgtttaacttctaaagattctaaatatacaaccaattcataacttaaaaagaaataaaactaagtagcaaaagcatctctgagatgtatgttttttttaGTTCTTTATTGTTAACTATgaataaaactaagtagcaaaagcatctctgagaaTATGCATGTCAATAGCAGTACTCAAAAGATCTTTAAAAACCCTAAGGATATATGTTCAAAGACTCCAAAAAATTACGTTGAAGTATGAGTTCTCTACCAAATCCAAAAATGGAGTTGATAGCCAGTGCAGCAGCTAAAACGATGTCAAACGGGGTGGCTTCTGCGTAGTCTCGCCTTGATACATCAATCTGCGCTTCTTTGAAACACCTTGATACTGGTAGATGATGCTGTAGAGGCACTGCCTAAGATTTATGATGTCAAACATCTCTATAAATGTTAAATCCGTTGTCCTGGATTTAGCACCAGCATAGCGCTGGTACTTCTCAAACACAGAAGACAGACACCAGTTCTGCATCTTTCTGAAGCAACCAACTACACAACCTGTTCTATGCTGTATTACAGAAGAAAAATCATCATTAGAACAAACAATTAGGAATTCAAAACAGAAATTCAGAATTGAGAAGATAAACTTGCAAGTGATCAATCTTATACCTTTCCTCGTTTGCAATGAATCAAAACAGGGTGATTTCTCACATCTGAAACCAGACAAAATTAAGGAATTAGATATCTAATAAACAAGAGAAACACCAACAAAGATATACAAAAAATCTGCATTTCAAAGTTGAATAAGTTTGCTTTAAATACCAAGTAAAATTTTCAAAGCCTCCATAATAGAATCATTGAGAATAGGTAAAGAAACTTCCTGCAGAAAAATACAAAGATTTATTAActctaaaataaaaaaaagagagATAAAACCAAAAATGAATCACCAATCCACATAGgtcaaatttcatgattattAGCAGCTAACACCAACCCATATTTATGATAAACCCCAAACCCCCTTTTTCCCCTAATTATACAATTAAACCTAAAACCCTAATCTAATAATCTGCAAAAATAACACAATCACAGAAAAAATTCAAACTTTGAGTAATACACATACATTTCATGATTTCAATGAAATTTCATTAACAAAATTCAGAATGATTCAAACAATCACAGACTTTTTAACAACAATCAAAACCCAATTCAAAACATCATACAttgaaataacatgattaaacACATTTGAACACATATATGATGAATACGAATATAAAAAATTACCGTTTTCCCCTCAATTCCAAATTGAAATAGACGAATATTCTGTGATTTAAGAAACTCCAAATTCTCCTCCGGATAGGGTTCAGGACACAAGTATCTGCATCAATTCGAAAAAAGTTTCACCCtaaccatatatatatatatatatatatatatatatatatatatatatatatatatatatatatatatatatatatatatatatatatatatatatatatatatatatatatatatatataacatcAATAAATCAATAAATAAAGAGTCATTTTAATCATAGTTAACAATAAAGAACTAAAaaaatggaacagttggtgaaatttaacccataatgcctagtctccattgctagcattgcaacacaataattattgttgagaatactcaataaatgtatgaaccaagaaaaatgaaaccaaaaatgaacaatagcgaacgtcagaagagaaaccaagtaatatgaagattacaaaaatacctatggtgtcaaaatcgaacagctaacaacgaattaatagaaggaggaaacgtcgtagatctaacagaggtggaaggagaacgccttagaagtagcgaaaatcgtagcagtgagaaccctaacgtgaaaaagaacgaaaataacagagagtgaaataacaaaacgcgcagtatgttataattttaaagtttactaaaggggaccttagagggcgcttgtggaaaaaaagcgccctctaaagggggcctaagagggcgcttatgaaagcgctctctaaggccttccaaaagcgctttataaactggaaatgcacatggacttatagagcgtttttttaaaagcgccctctaagggtaaccttagagggcgctttctaaaaagcgccctgtattgttgtccctctatctcctccttattttttcgcttcaccttagagggcgctttattacaaaagcgccctctaaagtgcgctgtctattccagttgttcgctccttattttttcgcatcactttagagtgcgcttttgtaataaagcgccctctaaggtgcgctgtctattctagtttttggcgtagtgcagGTCGACACATGTACCTCATTTTTAAAGTCTGTAGCTTCTGTTTGATGTGCCACCTCTACAAGTCGACGCATGACCtctacaggtcgacacatgacttatataggtcgacacatgcatcgAATAGATCGACACATGCATTAAATTTTTTGATGATTTGCATTCCTTTTTaaatcttttgcattccttttgcctcTAACTTGCATACATATATATACTTCATGCATGCATCATTTCTAGTAAGGTTATAGAGTAAACCTACACAAAACCATAATTTTAAAGTGTTCGtatcatcttcaacctcattctatgcatacatacaaacaaactacacataatcattctttaTTTAGGTGCCATCTAGAATCAGTTGATAAAGTCCAATTTAGGTTATTGAATTGTATATTGGATTGAGATCTTTGAGGGCTTCAAATAAGAAAATTAAGTtagggttttccttcaagatcaattagGGATTTTAAGGTTTTTGGACAATGTTACGCAATTTGGATTTGATTGAGTGAAGGCCTTGAAGAACATaaggttcttgcaaaggagtagtgATCAGTCACCTTTTGTGCTAATTTTGAGGTCATTTGAATACCAAAAGTAGGTGAATTGCTGAGAATTTGGGCAGTCGTTTGAACATATTATTGGTAGATTTTTATAGAAACATGATCTGGTAAGGTTTTAGCAATTTTGAGTTATTTTTCGCGCTTGAGGTAATGTTTCATGTGTTTACAGGACTTACGAGTAAATAGAAGCTGAAGTAGAGAAGAAATCGGACGACAGCGCGTGAGCAGGAGAAAAAAAGGGAAAATCACATTTCCtacccatacgcgtatgaggcatCTCATATGTGTATGGCTACTCAACCTCACCTCCCACCATACGCGTAACAACATGAGGGAGGTGAAAATTTAGTCTCTGCTTATACGCATATGGGAAGGCCCAAACATGTATGAATCCAATCAACCAAGCACCCAAGCGCAGCCAGAAACCTTACGTGTATGGCTCCAGCTGGGCCATACGCCCTAACCTGGTCCATATGCGTATGGGTTAGTGTAAAAAGTGACCATACGCATATGAGTGGAAACCATACGTGTATGGCACAACCAGGATCTGAAAAAGCTCAAAATTTGCCTATTTAGTCGAAAAACACGAATTTTCAAGGGTTTGACGATTTTTTAGTACAGAGAACGCATTTTGAAGGCTGGAACACTGAAGAATTCGTGGTGGATTAAGATTCTTATGAAATTTTGTGATTGAAGACCTCTTTTCTTTCATTAATTTGTAATGTCTACACTTTCTATCATGTTTTTTTGTTATTGTTTtgagtagctaaaccccctaATGCTAGGGGATGTCCTTGATTCAGATTTatgataaaattttaaatttctaCCTTGTAACGACTTTGATTTTGTGATATTTAACTTATTTACGATTTGTGCTTAATGATTTCTCTTTCAGAAAAATTGAGTTTGATCTATGGTTTATATTTAGGCTTGATCGCCATTGTTAATGCTTAGTTGTGAATAAttcatagtagatatcacctaggcCTCAGGATACCATGTCGAAATCAGAATATTATTGATTAAAATAATGCTTCATTTCATATGTAGTTCACTATGGATATAAGGATTAATTTtaatgattaaaggttttctcactaaggacttaggagtACTAAACACCCTTAAGGAACAGTAGTCAATATTATTGACTTAAGTTGTTGCAAGGTTAATTTACTATTGTTGATGGATCCGATCATACACCATCCCTAGCATGTTCACCCATAATAGTTTTAAATGGTTCAAATGTTTTCTTTACTTTCTTTTGTGTTCTATTTTCTACTTTTCAAACCAACACTTCAAAATCCCTAGGCTTTTGTTTAACTAAGATAGAACTCGAAATttgtatcgtcaagcagtccttgatATCGATAATTGAGGAAATTATCCTTATTAATACATTGGAAGATTAGTACACTTGCTAATTTACCTATCAAGTTTTTGGCATCGTTGTCGGACACTGCCAAAGATTATAGAGTTCACAGTTTTattttttagtcaaaattttgttgctctgcaactaaaattttacttcaatttttattttacttttattaTCATTTGGTTACTATTAATATTTATATGCGAGGAAAGTCCTGAGCTGATTTTCCTTTTGACATAGAACCAGAAAGAACGTTTCACGCTCGACTTAGACAAGCAAGACAAGCAAGACTAGCTGATATAGAGGTAGATGACTTGGTTGAATCAGATACAAAATTCGATATAGAAGAATCGAATATGGCTGAAGCTACTGAAGAAAGACTTCTTGGGGATTATGGGAGAGAAAATGCCCCAGATGATCGTCTGACTATAGTGAACCAACCGATGAATATGGTAAATTTTCAGTTACACCCATCTGACAGCTTGAGAAGAGACCTTTCACAGGAAAGATTAATGAAGATAAAAATAAACATCTGCAAAGGTTTCTTATTATGAGTACTGCCTTGAAGATAGATGGGCATTCTAAAGAAGCCAAAAAATTTAGAATGTTTTtgttcactttagctgaagatgCCAAATAATGGTTTTATTCGATTCCTGATGGAAGTATCACTAGTTGGGAAGATATGGAAATAAGTTTTCTTAATAGTATTTTCCTTCTTCTATTTTTCTCAGGAAAAGATATTGATATAATGAATTTTAAACAGAAGGAAGGAGAATCGTTAGCTGATGCTTACAAGAGATTTAAGAGATTACTGGTTGTTTGTCCTACTCACAACTTGGGCCATTCTGAAGAGgtgcaaatgtttgttaatggcCTCATTTTGAAGACTAAATAACTGATTGATACAGTTGCTGGTGGGTCATCTAATTTTACAACAGCCAATGGTATCAAGAAGATTATAGAAGCCATTGCTACAAATGAACACTTAGAGTTGTATGATATGAGTGTGAGCAAACTCGAGGGAAAGATTGATTTAAAACTAGATACTCAGAGTATAAAAATGGAAGACCAAGTTGTTGCAGAAGTTGAAAAAAGACTCAAAGCAATGAATATATGTACTTAACATTTAACTTAAGTTTAACCAGTTCAAGTTGTGAGTTGTGAAATTTATGGTGGACCTCATTAtaccatgcattgtgttgcaactGTGCAAACAATTGAAGAAGTTAATTTTCTGAAGTAGAACAACCCATATTTTAATACTTACAATCCaggatggaagaatcatccaaacttctcctaGAAAGATCATCAAAGGAATGTTCAGAAATAGGATCCTATTCAGTATCAGAACCAACAACAGTTTTGACCTCCGCAAAATTATCATAATCAGTttcaacaacaatatcaacacCAAACTCCTAGGAAGGAAGATTAGGAAATAGCCATTAAAAAGATGGTAACTCAGAATTCTCAATTTCAAGAAGAGATAAGAAACAATCAAAGGAACACTATAGCTTCTATTAAAAATTTGTAAGTTAAGATGTgtcagatagcacaacaaatTGCAGGTACTCGGGCACGAGGATCTTTTCCTAGTGCAACAATGACTAATCCAAGAGAACATAATAATGTGAGTGATGTGGTACTTAGCTGTGGTAAGTCAAATGAGAGCTCTGAAGACAAATCATGTGAAGAAGACCACATGCTGGAAGTGGACTTAGAAATTAAAGAGAACCAGAAAATTGTTGAAGAAGAAGTCACACAAAAGGTGGTGGAGAGAGAAAAACCAAAAGATCCAAAGTCAATCATCAAACTCTCATTTTTCCTCCCCTCCCTCACCACCTTTACAAAGCTCCATACCTCAAAACTAAAAGGTGTgtattatattttattttacttaattttgtatattattgatttttcTCTTATTTGATGTTTCTCTTGTTGATCAAGTACAcaagaatttgatcaaggctaATAAGTTGATTAAAGAAATTTCTTCACTTAAGGTATGgattatttttaattttcaaaaataaatatatattgACTTGTGGGCTATTTAATAATTTTGTATATATTGTGCATATATTTTTGCAATTTATAAATAGGTTTAATATTTTTGAATAAATCCTAAATTTATATTGtttataaatcctattttttttGAACAAATCCTAAATATAAAATTTTGtaaatattatttaaatatattttttatatagTATTTATATATTTATAAAACAAAACATATAATTAAGACATAATATATATTTAAAACATAATATATTTAAAAAAGAATATAAATTTTTAAACATAATATATAATTTTATAAAACAAAATATATAATAGAAACATAATATTTATTAAGCATAATATATACCATTCATCGAGCTATAATTAATGCTATGTGAAATATACGATAGATGGAAATCATAACTATTTTTTAagttatatttttatttattatatattatttttatagTTAATTATTTTAATTAGGCTAAGGACATGAGAGACCCCACGAATTAATGATCAATTTGTGAAGATGAGTATCAAAAAATCGAAGGAGTTTGTTGGCAACCGTTCCAGAAAAACTTTAATAAGTTGTtcatatattattattttatttaattattttatataattaaattgtttaaactatatttaatttaattttttatgtaTGCATAGGAGGCTTACTataacaacccgtataatatatatctagaataatatcatacaagtgttattaTTTGGTACTGACACAATCATAAGTGCCTAttggcatcaatatatatacatgtccaaactaaaaacatcaatgaAACATGTTATATAATAgtgcctaaacaataaaaatctaagaactatgtgcaatatcttcattgcacacaagTCCACAACGGAAGATCATGATAAACaacatcccttgaaacatccataaacagcttctcttagattcaacctgcaaggattacctgaaaaataacaacaagagacaacaacaacaactttGTTCCTTCGTATATTCTCATAACATCAACACAACATCAACTACATCAACATGACATATCATTATACATGCAACAACATCAACATGGTTTCACCATATGATATTCCAATATGATATTAATACCATTctaacaacaacacaacaaccAACATCATATATCATGGATTAACAACCATAGAGTTGCAACACACCAAGAAGTTCATATATCAATCATCAATTTAACAAACATAATAAACATCATAAATTCCTAACCCCCAATTTCATGAAATTTCTCCCCAAAGCTATAACTAAACTAAGAACTCACCTTGAGATGATGAAATAGAGATGAAGTTGGTGAAAAAGATGAGATGAAATCATGGTGTTTATGATGATAATGATGGCATCCATGGCtatcttcttctttctcttttcttcttccttctagttttctatctttttttcttttcctttcctttcttttcttctttctgATATATCTTCTTTTCTTCTTACCCACTTTTCTTCTCTACCACATACATATATATAGTATAATATATAATGTGTGGTTAGTATTTAGAGTTGGTaacaaaatatctcaattgatattttatcttccagcaccaattgaccaattattaatgttaacaaaatgtcctctcttgtatttattaatattggtctgtctcttttattaataactaatctcttcagagttcactggttacaGTATTAGTCCTAACTGATAACACTTAGAGCACATATGAGCTCTAGTTGTTACAACTGATAatagatagagtacataggaactcaattgacCTCAACTTGCATTAACGTCTTAGACCAACATTTGAGTTCTCTTCAATTTAAAGCTTATGACATACCCATCCTTCTAACTTATCCTGCTGACAAATTTCCTTCTTTCATGAACTTTtgaaacttcttgatttccatcaTAATCTTATTCTGATATTGAATTAACATGTAAACTTGCTCCCACTTAATTCATCTGATATACCGCTCAACATCAGTTGGTCACTTTCCTCCCGGAAACCACGACTTCCCTTCCTTGCACTAAGTAacacaaaacataattacgaCATCTTATCTTGATTTGGTTAATCAATGctcattaattcttcataagaaaacTTATTGATTCTTTGACCAAAAACAATATTGACTACTTTTTTcttattattccttcaacaaGTGTGACAAACTTTGTAATTCATCTATTGATAATCTCATAAACTTCACTTGATCTGATACTGTATGCTGCAAACCTTTGCTCCTACTATTTcacttctctcgtactactccaataagatagcaccattagcacgagattgtCTTACTCCCATTCTTATGAGTAACTATCTCTCTAATTCCCATAATCTTGATTGAACCCTTTCTTCCATCACCTTCCATTGTGATACTCTGATTCCAACATAGGAACACCTGGGATTCCTAAGAACCACTGGTTAGCTAACTGTCTACATAGAAGGTCATGCACATCTCCAGAGTGCCCACCACCCAAAATAGTACTAGGACCTCACCGACATCCCttagtagaataacttccttGATGACTCACAAAAGTTTAGAATAAGATCGACACTCTTCAGAAGATAGGTATCCAGGAGTTACATTACTACAACCATAAAAATGTACAACATCCAGATTCATCATGTGTTTGGAGCagctaaaccaaattagtttgacaatatcTGGTTCTGGTTACTATATACCATATTAAATCCTCTTATATGGTTATGATTCCTTCAAGGCTTCTGCTGACACAGGATTCCGACCAATAATAAAAATAACACCATTAAGGAACTTCAAGTCATCAACGAgacaccacttctaaggaacCTTAAGCAAACTAGACTGTAATTGTGAGTGTCCATACAACTCATAGAGTcacacacaatatttcacacacatctagagataacatttcactttgtatccaaaatcattcatctAAATCGTCATGTCCCATCTTCcataatcttagctcatgctcttactaatatacagtccgagttacatgtttaacttcGGGAATATCTGATTCCCGTTCCTCCTGGGAAGTATAATtcatgaatccttccaataggGTAGAGTATCATTGTACACAAAATACTACTCTCCTGGGGGTCCTCATCCGAAGCCATGAATCCAAGAAATTATTGAATTCCATATTCTGACTAATCAATTTACACTTTACCAACGCATACAATATACTGAACTAATCCCTTCTAGATCACCACTTGGTAAGTCTCTTCCAACATCACTCCTTAGGGTTCTCATTATCTGTAATAGTGATACACCCAAGAGTTACTCACACCAAATATGGTTCACTAGGTTGGTTTCCCCAAACGTCTGAATTCCATGATATCTCTACAGACGACCAACTATGCACTACACCTTCAgaaatcccaatttcaaaactaccaatcttacttgtggtgacttgtaactccatcctcaatttgtacatccacaacgaTACACTTATGACAATTTAGACACCCTTAGCTCCAACACGGTGTGAATGTTTATACTCCATGATCAACCAACCAAACACTCCTCAAGCagataaataacaaccagacttccaataagccactattactcttgcaattcaaataaaatgcacttaagatgaTCCTTATCATTACCACACACTTATGACTGGAATTTTTCTTCTAACCCAATACCTACTACACACTTCATCATACTGGGGTTACTTGTCTAGATGACTTACCACGGACAATCCTCATTGTCTCCCCATAAGCTCTTACAACATAACATATTTCAAATCCTACACTTAGTCCCCATGCTCCAGCTTGGCTTGTCTTTCATTGTCTATCATCAACTCAACTTCTCGAAATACAAGACTCACTACTTAACAAAGTGTGTATTACTTCgcatccatctcaagacaaggaatccattacacacacttgtgaccataatgttgctatcacatacttctcttaataccaaggtATAACTTCCTCAACTCCACTACATTCTCTAGAAATCTTTGATGCGAACAATCATTAACTACACGCACATAACTTAGCCTTAATAAATCTTGATGATCCCATTGTACCTTTATCTAAAACGTATCCCATTACAACAATTTTATTGCAATATTCACACCGCTTCCACACTCTGCGTTCACTTACCTTCCTATGGTAATTCTCCCAGTTCCAGTTacaaaaccattctactagaattcTTTAAATCCAATTAGTTATTATTTTCTTCAATACAAATCTCCTTCAACCCATCCTACTAGAGCTTCCGTTGTTATATACTGCTTATTCTCTCTTCCTCACAAACTCTTATAATTAATCCTCAGGTAACTCAACATTCCATAACAATTCCTTGCCAACATTAAACCCTTGACGAGCTATCCTGAATCCGATCTCCCTTCTAAGACTgaacatacttggtttatctACTAGCTTCCATTTGGCCCATACCTGTTTCACTTGAAATAGGTAGGCATGTCCTTGAGTCTCTCCTTAAACTCcaccactaccttaggctcccaacaaaactgaacgtccttatccctcaagtccttaaccacttgcaaggtaccattccaaatatatattctatgaagtactctcgttcttccaaaatgttttagtggccttagaaactgaaacactgatacactacctcacttccaaACCTTATGGGATATGTGCAACATAACCATCCTTTCTCCTTCACCATACGAAATTACTTAAAATACTTATTCCATATTAGTGGGTATATTTTATTCCACTAGCAAATTCACTTATTCCTCAAAATTCTGACAAACTCATCCGATAGAATTCCTCAACTTCTCAACTCTGTTAACACTGTAGAGTTGCTTGAGCGATACACAactcttcaattccataatacccaaatcaCAATTCCTACTGAAACTTCAACTGAGCTATCCGgttctccttactttctaactcttggcttgatcctactctcaaagcacaagttccacccacacttcggagtcctcgtggtcgctcaaccatgatcctacctaccattGCACATAGaattaggttgatcaggcccaatactacatacagtgatgttaagaatcatgttggctaaacacacatatgaggcaggaatagatttacttatgatgtttcaaggctaggtcgagaatcgacctgctctgataccaactataacaacccgtataatatatatctagaataatatcatacaagttTTATTATTTGGTACTGACACAATCATAAGTGCCTATTGGCATCAATATATATAaatgtccaaactaaaaacatcaatggaacatgttatacaatagtgcctaaacaataaaaatctaagaactatgcgcaatatcttcattgcacacaactccataacggaagatcatgataaacaacatcccttgaaacatccataaacaacttctcttagattcaacctgcaaggattacctgaaaaa from Lathyrus oleraceus cultivar Zhongwan6 chromosome 7, CAAS_Psat_ZW6_1.0, whole genome shotgun sequence encodes the following:
- the LOC127103433 gene encoding tyrosine-protein phosphatase DSP3, yielding MDQRWHIKQKLQTLKMRYIYLCPEPYPEENLEFLKSQNIRLFQFGIEGKTEVSLPILNDSIMEALKILLDVRNHPVLIHCKRGKHRTGCVVGCFRKMQNWCLSSVFEKYQRYAGAKSRTTDLTFIEMFDIINLRQCLYSIIYQYQGVSKKRRLMYQGETTQKPPRLTSF